Proteins encoded together in one Stigmatella aurantiaca window:
- a CDS encoding alkaline phosphatase D family protein has product MSQKLHRRTILQSIVAAAATTAFGCGDDAPPVSASDRSRAYFPQSVASGEPRPDSVVLWTRAVDPEHTGDDTALTLEVSEEESFGTLVLQTEVVARAAHDHALKVKVTNLKPRTTYYYRFLYAHDGERFSTVVGRTRTAPAVGDDVPVKFAFASCQDYVGRYFNTWNRLLQLDEELDFVMFLGDYVYETTGDPAFQSTNSLRGVRFSEPEGALVQRTGIFEYYAAASLSNYRDLYKLIRTDPMLQRVHERYPFIVMWDDHEFSDDCWGAHATYEDEKRTEEQNERRRHAEQAFFEFIPIDATPTGAPQGAIDVGSEPRFPDTRIYRDFEFGKHLKLIVTDYRTYRPDHLIAEDAYPGTVVMDAPTLAALGAAPAFASEQFAYINVDEPQYAQVKGALRQVYLQLATQAGADDPQGKADMWVKGNLALAYVNPVLAQIGVASIPTDKQPRGMAYVHMGKVGLFDIRGSRYVVVKDTFDLYSQYRYATSKGASENVLGAAQEAWFKERLTAAQNTWKIIVSSVSLTPLIWDLRGKTDIPDATLRQRFTFNADGWDGFPTKRKELLQYVAANAQNALFISGDIHASYASVEENVPALTTPAISSGVVKDLAGTAVMGAGYAEGSALYRYAIAELDPTLKAGNPNIVFSNSEAHGFVVLEVRAGEALAAFHLIAGSEVNKDYSQRGESELRNRFTRQDLRVQNGKISTL; this is encoded by the coding sequence TTGTCCCAGAAACTGCATCGCCGCACCATTCTTCAGTCCATTGTCGCGGCCGCCGCGACGACCGCGTTTGGCTGTGGTGACGATGCGCCGCCGGTGAGCGCCTCGGACCGGTCGCGCGCGTACTTCCCCCAGTCGGTGGCCTCTGGCGAGCCCCGCCCCGACAGCGTGGTGCTGTGGACGCGCGCGGTGGATCCGGAGCACACGGGGGACGACACGGCGCTCACGCTGGAGGTGTCCGAGGAGGAGTCCTTCGGCACGCTCGTGCTGCAGACCGAGGTGGTGGCGCGCGCCGCGCACGACCATGCGCTCAAGGTGAAGGTGACGAACCTCAAGCCGCGCACCACCTACTATTACCGCTTCCTGTACGCGCACGACGGCGAGCGCTTCTCCACCGTGGTGGGCCGCACGCGCACCGCGCCGGCCGTGGGGGACGATGTGCCGGTGAAGTTCGCCTTCGCGAGCTGCCAGGACTACGTGGGCCGCTACTTCAACACGTGGAACCGGCTGCTGCAGCTCGACGAGGAGCTGGACTTCGTCATGTTCCTCGGGGACTACGTGTACGAGACGACGGGCGACCCGGCCTTCCAGTCCACCAACTCCCTGCGCGGCGTGCGCTTCAGCGAGCCGGAAGGGGCGCTCGTGCAGCGCACGGGCATCTTCGAGTACTACGCCGCCGCGTCGCTCTCCAACTACCGGGACTTGTACAAGCTCATCCGCACGGACCCCATGCTCCAGCGCGTGCACGAGCGCTACCCCTTCATCGTCATGTGGGATGACCACGAGTTCTCCGATGACTGCTGGGGCGCGCACGCCACGTACGAGGACGAGAAGCGCACCGAGGAGCAGAACGAGCGGCGGCGCCACGCGGAGCAGGCCTTCTTCGAGTTCATCCCCATCGACGCCACCCCCACGGGCGCGCCGCAGGGCGCCATCGACGTGGGCAGCGAGCCCCGTTTCCCGGACACGCGCATCTACCGGGACTTCGAGTTCGGCAAGCACCTGAAGCTCATCGTCACGGACTACCGCACCTACCGGCCCGACCACCTCATCGCCGAGGACGCCTACCCGGGCACGGTGGTGATGGATGCGCCGACGCTGGCGGCCCTGGGCGCCGCGCCGGCGTTCGCCTCGGAGCAGTTCGCCTACATCAACGTGGACGAGCCCCAGTACGCCCAGGTGAAGGGCGCGCTGCGCCAGGTGTACCTCCAGCTCGCCACCCAGGCGGGGGCGGACGACCCCCAGGGCAAGGCGGACATGTGGGTGAAGGGCAACCTGGCCCTGGCGTACGTCAACCCCGTGCTGGCGCAGATCGGCGTGGCCTCCATCCCCACCGACAAGCAGCCCCGGGGCATGGCCTACGTGCACATGGGCAAGGTGGGCCTGTTCGACATCCGGGGCTCGCGCTACGTCGTGGTGAAGGACACCTTCGACCTGTACTCGCAGTACCGCTATGCCACCTCCAAGGGGGCCAGCGAGAACGTGCTGGGCGCCGCCCAGGAGGCGTGGTTCAAGGAGCGGCTGACCGCGGCGCAGAACACCTGGAAGATCATCGTCAGCTCCGTGTCGTTGACGCCGCTCATCTGGGACTTGCGCGGCAAGACGGACATCCCGGACGCCACGCTGCGCCAGCGCTTCACCTTCAACGCGGACGGGTGGGACGGCTTCCCCACCAAGCGCAAGGAGCTGCTGCAGTACGTGGCCGCGAACGCGCAGAACGCGCTCTTCATCTCCGGGGACATCCACGCCTCGTACGCCTCGGTGGAGGAGAACGTCCCGGCGCTCACCACGCCGGCCATCTCCTCCGGGGTGGTGAAGGATCTCGCGGGCACGGCCGTCATGGGCGCGGGCTACGCGGAGGGCAGCGCGCTCTACCGCTACGCCATCGCGGAGCTGGATCCAACGCTCAAGGCGGGCAACCCCAACATCGTCTTCTCCAACTCCGAGGCCCATGGCTTCGTGGTGCTGGAGGTGCGCGCGGGCGAGGCCCTGGCCGCCTTCCACCTCATTGCCGGCAGTGAGGTGAACAAGGACTACTCGCAGCGGGGCGAGAGCGAGCTGCGCAACCGGTTTACCCGGCAGGATCTGCGCGTCCAGAATGGGAAGATCTCCACCCTCTGA
- the recA gene encoding recombinase RecA, with the protein MAVNSEKEKAIELAMTAVERQFGKGSIMRLGKDEPLMRDIQAISTGSISLDIALGVGGVPKGRIIEIFGPESSGKTTLCLHIVAEAQKRGGICGYIDAEHALDVGYARKLGVRTDDLLLSQPDTGEQGLEIAEMLVRSGAIDVLVVDSVAALVPKAELEGEMGDAHMGVQARLMSQALRKLTGTISKSQTCVIFINQIRMKIGVMFGNPETTTGGNALKFYASQRLDIRRIGAIKNGENVVGSRTRVKVVKNKVAPPFKEVEFDIMYGTGISREGDLIDLASNENIVEKSGSWFAFKGERIGQGRENAKDYLREHPDTYKEIEARVLEKYGVTKPAVAAVPEEPEPSGEGEKRPRVKAVK; encoded by the coding sequence ATGGCCGTGAATTCAGAGAAGGAGAAGGCGATCGAGTTGGCGATGACCGCCGTCGAGCGCCAGTTCGGTAAGGGTTCCATCATGCGGCTCGGCAAGGACGAGCCGCTCATGCGTGACATTCAGGCCATCTCGACGGGCTCGATCTCGCTCGACATCGCGCTGGGCGTGGGCGGCGTTCCGAAGGGACGCATCATCGAGATCTTCGGGCCGGAGTCCTCCGGTAAGACGACGCTGTGCCTCCACATCGTCGCCGAGGCGCAGAAGCGCGGCGGCATCTGCGGCTACATCGACGCGGAGCACGCCCTGGATGTGGGTTACGCCCGCAAGCTGGGGGTGCGCACCGACGACCTGCTGCTCAGCCAGCCGGACACCGGTGAGCAGGGGCTGGAGATCGCCGAGATGCTGGTGCGCTCGGGCGCCATCGACGTGCTGGTGGTGGACTCGGTGGCGGCGCTGGTGCCGAAGGCCGAGCTCGAGGGCGAGATGGGCGATGCGCACATGGGTGTGCAGGCCCGCCTCATGAGCCAGGCGTTGCGCAAGCTCACGGGCACCATCTCCAAGAGCCAGACGTGCGTCATCTTCATCAATCAGATCCGCATGAAGATCGGCGTGATGTTCGGCAACCCGGAGACGACCACGGGCGGCAACGCGCTGAAGTTCTACGCGTCGCAGCGCCTGGACATCCGCCGCATCGGCGCCATCAAGAATGGCGAGAACGTGGTGGGCAGCCGCACCCGCGTGAAGGTGGTGAAGAACAAGGTCGCGCCTCCCTTCAAGGAGGTGGAGTTCGACATCATGTACGGCACCGGCATCTCGCGCGAGGGAGACCTCATCGACCTGGCCTCCAACGAGAACATCGTCGAGAAGAGCGGCAGCTGGTTCGCCTTCAAGGGTGAGCGCATCGGTCAGGGCCGGGAGAACGCGAAGGACTACCTGCGCGAGCATCCGGACACCTACAAGGAGATCGAAGCGCGCGTGCTCGAGAAGTACGGCGTCACCAAGCCCGCGGTCGCCGCGGTGCCGGAAGAGCCTGAGCCCTCGGGTGAGGGTGAGAAGCGTCCGCGCGTGAAGGCTGTGAAGTAA
- a CDS encoding Tex family protein, with protein sequence MHAYAAELARELGLKPEQVDKTLALQDEGATVPFIARYRKEATGGLDEVQIQTILDRAAERADFDARRETILRTIEGQGKLTPELAQALQKARTRAELEDLYLPYKPKRRTRAAIARERGLEPLADVLWKQEGRRGEDAEAKVRPFVNAEKGVPDGAAALAGARDICAERVAEDAGLRRAAREVCARSGRLGSSVVPAKKGETTKFEAYYAHEEPLAQAPSHRILALLRGEAEEVLRVKLSFPGDEVKGLLTSRVVTKPQALFAGELRAAAEDAWERLLEPSLESELRAELKERADRQAIAVFGENLRHLLLAPPAGTRPVLALDPGLRTGVKLVMLDDTGTVVETATLYTERSPDERARAAKQFAAVVQKHRPELIAVGNGTGSREAEGFVREVQQQLGTKVPVVSVSEQGASVYSASEVAREEFPHLDVSLRGAVSIGRRLQDPLAELVKIDPKSIGVGQYQHDVEQGWLKKKLGEVVDSCVNAVGVDVNTASPQLLEHVSGVGPSLAKKLVAHRSQKGTFSTRRELLKVSGLGPKTFEQAAGFLRVRGPEPLDSSAVHPERYPVVERMAKDLGVEVGALVGNGALVKKIDPKRYLGADLGELTLQDILAELEKPSRDPRGDFTALALRDDLKTLEDVKEGMVLQGVVTNVTAFGAFVDVGVHQDGLVHVSQLSTRFVKDPSEVVKVGDRLTVRVLSVDLARKRLALSVRAAQEGGAAASSAPQAASRPPASPGRAPAGGREAPPRRPSGDRPAPAEKKGPEPFNNPFRNLKR encoded by the coding sequence ATGCACGCCTACGCCGCCGAGTTGGCCCGGGAACTGGGCCTCAAGCCCGAGCAGGTGGACAAGACCCTCGCGCTTCAAGACGAGGGGGCCACCGTGCCCTTCATCGCCCGCTACCGCAAGGAGGCCACCGGGGGCCTCGATGAGGTGCAGATCCAGACCATCCTGGACCGCGCCGCCGAGCGGGCCGACTTCGATGCGCGCCGGGAGACCATCCTGCGCACCATCGAGGGCCAGGGGAAGCTGACGCCGGAGCTCGCCCAGGCGCTGCAGAAGGCCCGGACGCGCGCGGAGCTGGAAGATCTCTACCTGCCCTACAAGCCCAAGCGGCGCACCCGGGCGGCGATTGCCCGCGAGCGCGGCCTGGAGCCGCTGGCGGACGTGCTCTGGAAGCAGGAGGGCCGGCGGGGCGAGGACGCCGAGGCGAAGGTGCGGCCGTTCGTGAACGCGGAGAAGGGCGTGCCGGACGGGGCCGCGGCGCTCGCGGGCGCGCGGGACATCTGCGCCGAGCGCGTGGCCGAGGACGCGGGGCTGCGCCGGGCGGCGCGCGAGGTGTGCGCCCGGAGCGGGCGCCTGGGCTCCAGCGTGGTGCCCGCCAAGAAGGGGGAGACGACGAAGTTCGAGGCCTACTACGCCCACGAGGAGCCGCTCGCGCAGGCGCCCTCGCACCGCATCCTGGCGCTGCTCCGGGGCGAGGCCGAGGAGGTGCTGCGGGTGAAGCTCTCCTTCCCGGGGGACGAGGTGAAGGGGCTGCTCACCTCGCGCGTGGTGACGAAGCCGCAGGCGCTCTTCGCGGGGGAGCTGCGCGCGGCGGCGGAGGATGCGTGGGAGCGGCTCCTGGAGCCCTCGCTGGAGTCCGAGCTGCGCGCGGAGCTGAAGGAGCGCGCGGACCGGCAGGCCATCGCCGTGTTCGGCGAGAACCTGCGCCACCTGCTGCTGGCGCCCCCGGCGGGCACGCGGCCCGTGCTGGCGTTGGACCCGGGGCTGCGCACCGGCGTGAAGCTGGTGATGCTGGATGACACGGGCACGGTGGTGGAGACGGCCACGCTCTACACGGAGCGCTCGCCCGACGAGCGCGCGCGCGCGGCCAAGCAGTTCGCCGCGGTGGTGCAGAAGCACCGCCCGGAGCTGATCGCCGTGGGCAACGGCACCGGCAGCCGCGAGGCGGAGGGCTTCGTGCGCGAGGTGCAGCAGCAGCTCGGCACGAAGGTACCCGTGGTGTCCGTGAGCGAGCAGGGCGCCTCGGTGTATTCCGCCTCGGAGGTGGCCCGCGAGGAGTTCCCCCACCTGGACGTGTCCCTGCGCGGGGCGGTGTCCATCGGGCGCAGGTTGCAGGACCCGCTGGCGGAGCTGGTGAAGATCGACCCGAAGAGCATCGGCGTGGGCCAGTACCAGCACGACGTGGAGCAGGGCTGGCTCAAGAAGAAGCTGGGCGAGGTGGTGGACTCGTGCGTGAACGCGGTGGGCGTGGACGTGAACACCGCGTCCCCCCAGTTGTTGGAGCACGTGTCCGGGGTGGGGCCCTCGCTGGCGAAGAAGCTGGTGGCCCACCGCAGCCAGAAGGGCACCTTCTCCACGCGGCGCGAGCTGCTCAAGGTGAGCGGCCTGGGGCCGAAGACCTTCGAGCAGGCGGCGGGCTTCCTGCGCGTGCGCGGCCCGGAGCCGCTGGATTCGAGCGCGGTCCACCCCGAGCGCTACCCGGTGGTGGAGCGCATGGCGAAGGACCTGGGCGTGGAGGTGGGGGCGCTGGTGGGCAACGGGGCGCTGGTGAAGAAGATCGACCCGAAGCGCTACCTGGGGGCGGACCTGGGCGAGCTGACGCTCCAGGACATCCTCGCCGAGCTGGAGAAGCCCAGCCGGGACCCTCGCGGCGACTTCACCGCGCTCGCCCTGCGGGACGACCTGAAGACGCTGGAGGACGTGAAGGAGGGGATGGTGCTCCAGGGCGTCGTCACCAACGTCACCGCGTTCGGCGCGTTCGTGGACGTGGGCGTGCACCAGGACGGCCTGGTCCACGTGTCCCAGCTCTCCACGCGCTTCGTGAAGGATCCGTCGGAGGTGGTGAAGGTGGGGGACCGCCTCACGGTGAGGGTCCTCTCGGTGGACCTGGCCCGCAAGCGGCTGGCGCTCTCCGTGCGCGCGGCCCAGGAGGGCGGGGCCGCGGCCTCCTCCGCGCCCCAGGCCGCGAGCCGCCCCCCGGCCAGCCCGGGCCGGGCCCCGGCGGGAGGACGGGAGGCGCCCCCCCGGCGGCCCTCGGGAGACCGGCCCGCGCCGGCGGAGAAGAAGGGGCCCGAGCCGTTCAACAACCCCTTCCGCAACCTCAAGCGCTGA
- a CDS encoding GNAT family N-acetyltransferase, whose product MSTPDVRLVPALAEHLEAWLAIRAGPTSRRLLPLEEAPREALLRRLTEASSDVMDLRATSFRWMVECEGRIVGTVSARDLSRYHGRVEVGYMLAEDSLGRGLGTRALTLLLDKLFAIPSLYHVWLTTTEPNRASQGLARKLGFRQEGLLRGHCIVQGERMDQQVWGLLRPEWEAGRSARNLKPFGG is encoded by the coding sequence ATGAGCACACCGGATGTCCGCCTGGTTCCCGCGCTGGCCGAGCACCTCGAGGCCTGGCTGGCCATCCGGGCGGGGCCCACCTCGCGCCGCCTGCTCCCCCTGGAGGAGGCGCCGCGCGAGGCCTTGCTGCGGCGGCTGACGGAGGCGAGCAGCGATGTCATGGACCTGCGGGCCACGAGCTTCCGGTGGATGGTGGAGTGCGAGGGCCGCATCGTGGGCACCGTGTCCGCGCGCGACTTGTCGCGCTACCACGGCCGCGTGGAGGTGGGGTACATGCTCGCCGAGGACTCCCTGGGACGGGGGCTGGGCACCCGGGCCCTGACGCTCCTCTTGGACAAGCTCTTCGCGATCCCCTCGCTCTACCATGTGTGGCTCACGACGACGGAGCCCAACCGGGCCTCGCAGGGGCTGGCGCGCAAGCTGGGCTTCCGCCAGGAGGGGCTCCTGCGCGGCCACTGCATCGTCCAGGGCGAGCGGATGGACCAGCAGGTGTGGGGCCTGCTGCGGCCCGAGTGGGAGGCCGGGCGGAGTGCGCGGAATTTGAAGCCCTTCGGGGGGTGA
- a CDS encoding serine/threonine-protein kinase, which yields MQTGSAKTVEVPSRRYGRYRLRSRLGEGGMAEVFLADAVDARGQPFSVALKLMRKDVSVEAFADEADLMGVLDHPNLVRKLEDGEAFGRPYIAIEFLSGGDLDRLLRVHERLGRRVPLGIALHTCIEVLRALSYFHQARTRSGRPLELVHGDITPSNIFFSGEGEVKLGDFGVAKARGATIGPQDGILAGKLHYLAPEQTRGEPPLPASDLFALGIVLHELVVGVHPFLREETDEARVMAAIRAGKLPLLDSLDRPLAQILRRALAPDPASRYHTAGEFAGALFTWLLDSGQSPSRQHIQDWLKKVSGQPLL from the coding sequence GTGCAGACGGGCTCCGCCAAGACCGTGGAGGTTCCCTCCCGGAGGTACGGCCGGTACCGGCTCCGCTCGCGCCTGGGCGAGGGAGGCATGGCCGAGGTGTTCCTGGCGGACGCGGTGGATGCGCGGGGCCAGCCCTTCTCGGTGGCGCTCAAGCTGATGCGCAAGGACGTGTCCGTGGAGGCCTTCGCGGACGAGGCGGACCTGATGGGCGTGTTGGATCACCCCAACCTGGTGCGCAAGCTGGAGGATGGAGAGGCCTTCGGGCGGCCCTACATCGCCATCGAGTTCCTGTCGGGCGGAGACCTGGACCGGCTGCTGCGCGTCCACGAGCGGCTCGGCCGCCGGGTGCCCCTGGGCATCGCCCTGCACACCTGCATCGAGGTGCTGCGCGCGCTCTCCTACTTCCACCAGGCGCGCACGCGCAGCGGCCGGCCGCTGGAGCTGGTGCACGGCGACATCACCCCCTCCAACATCTTCTTCTCGGGCGAGGGCGAGGTGAAGCTGGGCGACTTCGGGGTGGCCAAGGCGCGCGGGGCCACCATCGGCCCGCAGGACGGAATCCTCGCGGGCAAGCTGCACTACCTCGCGCCGGAGCAGACGCGCGGCGAGCCGCCCCTCCCCGCCTCGGACCTGTTCGCCCTGGGCATCGTCCTGCACGAGCTGGTGGTGGGCGTGCACCCGTTCCTCCGGGAGGAGACGGACGAGGCGCGGGTGATGGCCGCCATCCGCGCGGGCAAGCTGCCCCTGCTGGACTCGCTGGACCGGCCGCTGGCGCAGATCCTCCGCCGCGCGCTCGCGCCGGATCCGGCCAGCCGCTACCACACGGCGGGGGAGTTCGCCGGCGCGCTCTTCACCTGGCTCCTGGACTCGGGCCAGAGCCCCTCCCGGCAGCACATCCAGGACTGGCTGAAGAAGGTCTCCGGCCAGCCCCTGCTCTAG
- a CDS encoding sensor histidine kinase, whose product MSRDAGACTALAVFMGDHKADILERWKNRVREGLDPLLVPKGFLDMLPGFFEAWLSTLTGWRGQLTLDASLEAISAIQRYGRHCFQSGLGIAELVRGHQLLRETVFDAMEETREPPDFAAIRVLTGTLEAALAEALRQYTQTHDQAMRLSMDQRVLREREEARRSLRELVDLLPIVFWSFDPRGIFTLSKGSGLAAVGLISDQAVGQSLYEMYGDRPEVLEAVRRALKGERVSVEVKLGEAWFDMRFQPQFGPNGQVTEVLGLSLDVTERRHTEDALRSTEMRYRLATLATRDTVWDWDPAARKLHWSDNVHRLTGYLPGEMEASIEWWAEHMHPEDRGTVYPSLQEAIDGEGEHWAFEYRFLHKSGKYIILEDRGYIVRDAQGRAVRMVGALEDITQRRVAEERARRRAEFEQYLIGIVSHDLRNPLNAITLASTVLLKRDGVDPAQQQVLNRILFSARRANRMLRDLLDFTQARLSGGIPLKPQPLELHSFARQILDEIQLAHPSRRLILEQRGDGKGEWDADRLAQVITNLVNNALAYSPGHCPVRVRTRGERDFVVISIHNDGDPIPAELLPRLFQPLKRGKAKEGKSQGSIGLGLFIVKHIIEAHRGGISVHSTPANGTTFLVRLPRYTPPLAEGTPSSEEVSPRDTQH is encoded by the coding sequence ATGAGCCGGGACGCCGGGGCGTGCACGGCCCTCGCGGTGTTCATGGGGGACCACAAGGCGGACATTCTCGAGCGCTGGAAGAACCGGGTCCGGGAGGGATTGGATCCGCTGCTCGTGCCCAAGGGCTTCCTGGACATGCTCCCGGGGTTCTTCGAGGCCTGGCTTTCCACGCTCACGGGGTGGCGGGGACAGTTGACCCTGGATGCCTCGCTGGAGGCGATCTCCGCCATTCAGCGGTATGGCCGCCACTGCTTTCAGTCGGGCCTGGGCATCGCGGAGCTGGTGCGCGGCCACCAGCTGCTGCGCGAGACGGTCTTCGATGCCATGGAGGAGACGCGGGAGCCGCCGGACTTCGCGGCGATACGCGTGCTGACGGGCACGCTGGAGGCGGCCCTGGCGGAGGCCCTGCGCCAGTACACGCAGACGCACGACCAGGCGATGCGCCTCAGCATGGACCAGCGCGTCCTGCGCGAGCGGGAGGAGGCGCGCCGGAGCCTGCGCGAGCTGGTGGACCTGCTGCCCATCGTCTTCTGGAGCTTCGATCCGAGGGGCATCTTCACCCTGTCGAAGGGCAGTGGCCTGGCGGCGGTGGGGCTCATCTCGGACCAGGCCGTGGGCCAGTCCCTCTATGAGATGTATGGGGACCGGCCCGAGGTGCTGGAGGCCGTCCGGCGGGCCCTGAAGGGCGAGCGCGTCTCGGTGGAGGTGAAGCTGGGCGAGGCGTGGTTCGACATGCGCTTCCAGCCGCAGTTCGGGCCCAACGGCCAGGTGACCGAGGTGCTGGGGCTGTCGCTGGACGTCACCGAGCGGCGGCACACCGAGGATGCGCTGCGGAGCACCGAGATGCGCTACCGGCTGGCGACGCTGGCCACCCGGGACACTGTCTGGGATTGGGATCCCGCCGCGAGGAAGCTCCACTGGAGCGACAACGTCCACCGCCTGACGGGCTATCTTCCGGGGGAGATGGAGGCCTCGATCGAGTGGTGGGCCGAGCACATGCACCCCGAGGACCGGGGGACCGTCTATCCCAGCCTCCAGGAGGCCATTGATGGCGAGGGGGAGCACTGGGCGTTCGAGTACCGCTTCCTGCACAAGTCTGGGAAGTACATCATCCTGGAGGACCGGGGCTACATCGTGCGCGACGCGCAGGGCCGGGCCGTGCGCATGGTCGGCGCGCTGGAGGACATCACCCAGCGCCGGGTGGCGGAGGAGCGGGCGCGGCGCCGGGCGGAGTTCGAGCAGTACCTCATCGGCATCGTCAGCCATGACTTGCGCAACCCCCTCAACGCCATCACCCTGGCGTCCACCGTGCTGCTCAAGCGCGACGGGGTGGACCCGGCCCAGCAGCAGGTGCTCAACCGCATCCTCTTCAGCGCCCGGCGCGCCAACCGGATGCTCCGGGACTTGCTGGACTTCACCCAGGCGCGCCTGAGCGGGGGCATTCCGCTCAAGCCCCAGCCGCTGGAGCTGCACTCCTTCGCGCGGCAGATCCTCGATGAAATCCAGCTCGCCCATCCCAGCCGGCGGCTCATCCTGGAGCAGCGCGGGGACGGCAAGGGGGAGTGGGACGCGGACCGCCTGGCGCAGGTCATCACCAACCTGGTGAACAACGCGCTGGCCTACAGCCCGGGCCATTGCCCGGTGCGGGTGCGGACGCGCGGAGAGCGGGACTTCGTCGTCATCTCCATCCACAACGACGGGGACCCCATTCCCGCGGAGCTGCTGCCCCGGCTCTTCCAGCCGCTCAAGCGGGGCAAGGCCAAGGAGGGCAAGTCCCAGGGCTCCATCGGCCTGGGGCTCTTCATCGTGAAGCACATCATCGAGGCCCACCGGGGGGGCATCTCGGTGCACTCCACCCCGGCGAACGGGACAACCTTCCTGGTGCGCCTGCCCCGGTACACCCCGCCGCTCGCCGAGGGCACCCCCTCCTCCGAGGAGGTCTCCCCCCGGGACACCCAGCACTGA